A single Acropora palmata chromosome 5, jaAcrPala1.3, whole genome shotgun sequence DNA region contains:
- the LOC141881965 gene encoding Golgi-associated plant pathogenesis-related protein 1-like isoform X1, giving the protein MPNKFQKECLDSHNKLRAEHGAPPLKWSAKLASDSEKWAKELLKDRKLQHSSGEYGENLAFASGYELTGAGATQMWYDEVKDYNFENPGNFGGTGHFTQVVWFASQQMGVAKAGEGNGAQYVVARYSPAGNIRGHYPDNVKPKGTQAKGGKSGVSIGFILKFLLKPCR; this is encoded by the exons ATGCCAAACAAATTCCAAAAGGAGTGCCTGGATTCTCATAACAAATTGCGCGCCGAGCATGGCGCACCGCCCTTGAAGTGGTCAGCTAAACTAGCTTCTGATTCAGAAAAATGGGCAAAGGAATTGCTAAAAGACAGAAAGCTACAACATAGCTCAGGGGAATATGGAGAGAATCTGGCGTTTGCCTCTG GTTATGAACTAACAGGCGCAGGTGCCACTCAAATGTGGTACGACGAGGTCAAGGATTACAATTTTGAGAATCCGGGGAACTTTGGTGGTACTGGCCATTTCACTCAAGTAGTATGGTTCGCATCACAACAAATGGGCGTGGCAAAGGCAGGCGAGGGAAACGGAGCACAGTATGTAGTGGCCAGATACAGCCCTGCTGGGAACATCCGTGGTCATTACCCTGACAATGTAAAACCCAAGGGTACTCAAGCCAAGGGAGGAAAGTCTGGTGTGTCGATTGGTTTTATACTGAAGTTTTTGCTGAAGCCTTGTAGATGA
- the LOC141881965 gene encoding Golgi-associated plant pathogenesis-related protein 1-like isoform X2, translating into MPNKFQKECLDSHNKLRAEHGAPPLKWSAKLASDSEKWAKELLKDRKLQHSSGEYGENLAFASGYELTGAGATQMWYDEVKDYNFENPGNFGGTGHFTQVVWFASQQMGVAKAGEGNGAQYVVARYSPAGNIRGHYPDNVKPKGTQAKGGKSGRGKACIIL; encoded by the exons ATGCCAAACAAATTCCAAAAGGAGTGCCTGGATTCTCATAACAAATTGCGCGCCGAGCATGGCGCACCGCCCTTGAAGTGGTCAGCTAAACTAGCTTCTGATTCAGAAAAATGGGCAAAGGAATTGCTAAAAGACAGAAAGCTACAACATAGCTCAGGGGAATATGGAGAGAATCTGGCGTTTGCCTCTG GTTATGAACTAACAGGCGCAGGTGCCACTCAAATGTGGTACGACGAGGTCAAGGATTACAATTTTGAGAATCCGGGGAACTTTGGTGGTACTGGCCATTTCACTCAAGTAGTATGGTTCGCATCACAACAAATGGGCGTGGCAAAGGCAGGCGAGGGAAACGGAGCACAGTATGTAGTGGCCAGATACAGCCCTGCTGGGAACATCCGTGGTCATTACCCTGACAATGTAAAACCCAAGGGTACTCAAGCCAAGGGAGGAAAGTCTG GTAGAGGGAAAGCTTGCATCATCCTCTGA
- the LOC141881964 gene encoding uromodulin-like, whose amino-acid sequence MARDWLSITWFTVVTYHVFVNLISAEHCGMASSEKSKILQGHTFKSLETKSPLDCVLHCNAETRCQSINFEMLTGRCELNNRTKDARLEDFVAKEGHIYAKRWLRRVPLGSIPDLPAGSCKEIERSEGAGMVSGKHWVYSSAAAGRVTLVDCDVDLIDDQDECQSELTHSCHSDATCQNTVGSYQCVCKDGFYGDGKTTCNALATGEGCSSYKWLTEANRHRDAVSSTVLCDRNFITKKAWYRFANESGNQMATTCVPMNKCYTHAPGWLNGSHPEVHEGIVTRRVCFHWSNKCCNWETNIRLRNCGPFYSYELTSTPTCQLRYCGE is encoded by the exons ATGGCGAGGGACTGGCTGTCAATCACCTGGTTTACTGTGGTAACATATCATGTCTTCGTCAACTTAATCAGTGCGGAGCATTGTGGGATGGCATCGTCAGAGAAGAGTAAAATACTCCAGGGTCATACATTCAAAAGTTTGGAGACAAAAAGTCCATTGGACTGCGTACTACATTGTAACGCAGAAACCAGATGTCAAAGTATTAACTTTGAAATGCTGACTGGCAGGTGTGAATTAAATAATCGCACGAAAGATGCTAGGCTGGAGGATTTTGTGGCCAAGGAAGGTCATATTTACGCCAAACGATGGCTGAGGCGAG TTCCTCTTGGTTCTATTCCCGACTTACCGGCAGGTTCCTGCAAAGAAATTGAACGAAGCGAGGGCGCTGGTATGGTCAGCGGTAAACACTGGGTATATTCATCTGCAGCAGCAGGGAGAGTTACTTTGGTGGACTGTGATGTTGATCTAATAGATG ATCAAGATGAGTGCCAAAGTGAATTGACGCACAGTTGTCATAGCGATGCAACATGTCAAAACACCGTTGGCTCCTACCAGTGTGTTTGTAAGGATGGCTTCTATGGAGACGGAAAAACAACCTGTAATGCGTTGG CTACAGGAGAAGGTTGCAGCAGCTACAAGTGGTTGACCGAAGCTAACAGGCACCGTGACGCAGTATCGTCAACTGTACTATGTGACAGAAATTTCATCACAAAGAAAGCATGGTATCGTTTTGCAAACGAGTCTGGGAACCAGATGGCAACAACTTGTGTTCCTATGAACAAGTGTTACACGCATGCGCCAGGCTGGCTAAATGGAAGCCACCCTGAAGTGCACGAAGGGATTGTGACAAGGCGCGTTTGCTTTCATTGGTCCAACAAATGTTGCAACTGGGAAACTAACATTCGGCTCAGAAATTGTGGTCCCTTTTACAGCTACGAGCTTACAAGTACACCTACTTGTCAACTGCGCTATTGTGGAGAatga